A part of Desulfomicrobium escambiense DSM 10707 genomic DNA contains:
- a CDS encoding PEP/pyruvate-binding domain-containing protein, translating to MSNLFGNVFAFWRPKPRQLPFAVLFKKFQHILERNNRILELMADMGDKLGGEYVFDRRYIEQTTEQMGDHVFKLISDLSVLTQRKNVDLFMAFERIRNLLWQELAGRPQVEGDAYILELRDVGHDQIEQVGGKMAHIGDIRGRLGLTAPEGFVITSRAFFDFMNAAGLLERARKGIAAWDGEDAAALDELAADMRRRILDAPLPRGLARDVGSAAARLVAGRDGLDALLAVRSSAWHEDGESSFAGQYASVLDVVPDRVMDAYREVVASAYSATAWRYRIMRGYREHEVSMAVGCQLMVRGRVSGVLHSYAPAADEVMAVDAAHGGCRTVVDGSGPAVSMLVERIEPHAIRTVSPQNDGPDEEPLLTAAQAQELADAALAIERYYKRPQDIEWSFDGRGTLHILQTRPLRLTTTAAENPAAAETVPWDAEVIFEGRGLVAQRGVASGPVRLVRSDADLESFPAGAILVARHTSPRYSRVMRQARGIITDVGSPTGHMATIAREFRVPTLVNAGVATALLREGEEITLDTTRNAVFRGRIGAVGRFELTEDDAFEDSYEYRLLRRLLKHIAPLNLVDPHGENFVPSACRTFHDITRYIHESAVEALIHLSERRGAADLSSPRRLLTSAPLGLLLVDGGDGVECPPESETVRPDQVVSVPLREFLAGMDVCGMWCTEPVSVDLGSFMASVTRTFSASLAGPEAVGRNLVVVLRNYMNLNMRLGYHFNIIDAYCSDELNDNYIYFRFLGGVTDFIRRSRRARFVAEVLERYDFRVEIHGDLVVGRVKKLDAARMAHRLRMLGGLVGYARQLDARLHSERDVARHVRAFLEAMRDSIGGEHEE from the coding sequence ATGTCCAACCTGTTCGGAAACGTGTTCGCCTTTTGGCGCCCCAAGCCCAGGCAGCTCCCGTTCGCGGTGCTGTTCAAGAAGTTCCAGCACATCCTGGAGCGCAACAACCGCATCCTCGAACTCATGGCCGACATGGGGGACAAGCTGGGGGGCGAATACGTTTTCGACAGGCGTTACATCGAGCAGACCACAGAGCAGATGGGCGACCACGTCTTCAAGCTCATCTCCGACCTGAGCGTGCTGACGCAGCGCAAGAACGTTGACCTGTTCATGGCCTTCGAACGCATCCGCAACCTGCTCTGGCAGGAGTTGGCCGGCCGGCCGCAGGTGGAGGGCGACGCCTACATCCTGGAACTGCGGGACGTCGGCCACGACCAGATCGAACAGGTCGGCGGCAAGATGGCCCACATCGGCGACATCAGGGGCCGTCTCGGACTGACCGCGCCGGAGGGTTTCGTCATTACCTCCCGCGCCTTTTTCGATTTCATGAACGCCGCGGGGCTGCTGGAACGCGCCCGCAAGGGCATCGCGGCCTGGGACGGCGAAGACGCCGCGGCCCTGGACGAACTGGCCGCCGACATGCGCCGCCGCATCCTCGACGCCCCGCTGCCGAGGGGGCTGGCCCGCGATGTCGGGTCCGCGGCCGCGCGGCTCGTGGCCGGCCGGGACGGACTGGACGCGCTGCTGGCCGTGCGCAGCAGCGCCTGGCACGAGGACGGCGAATCGAGTTTCGCGGGGCAGTACGCCTCGGTGCTGGACGTGGTCCCGGACCGCGTCATGGACGCCTACCGCGAGGTGGTGGCCAGCGCCTATTCGGCCACGGCCTGGAGGTACCGCATCATGCGCGGCTACCGCGAGCACGAGGTGTCCATGGCCGTTGGCTGCCAGCTCATGGTCCGCGGGCGGGTCAGCGGCGTGCTCCATTCTTACGCCCCGGCCGCCGACGAGGTCATGGCCGTGGACGCGGCGCACGGCGGGTGCCGGACCGTCGTCGACGGCAGCGGCCCGGCGGTCTCCATGCTCGTCGAGCGCATCGAGCCCCACGCGATCCGCACCGTGAGCCCGCAGAACGACGGGCCGGACGAGGAGCCGCTTCTGACCGCGGCCCAGGCGCAGGAACTGGCGGACGCCGCCCTGGCCATCGAACGGTACTACAAGCGGCCCCAGGACATCGAGTGGTCCTTCGACGGGCGCGGGACGCTGCACATCCTGCAGACCCGCCCTCTGCGCCTGACCACGACCGCCGCAGAAAATCCGGCCGCGGCCGAAACGGTCCCATGGGACGCGGAGGTGATCTTCGAGGGCCGGGGTCTGGTGGCGCAGCGCGGCGTGGCTTCGGGCCCGGTGCGCCTGGTCCGCTCCGACGCCGACCTGGAGAGTTTTCCCGCCGGGGCCATCCTCGTGGCCCGGCACACCTCGCCGCGCTATTCCCGCGTCATGCGCCAGGCCCGCGGCATCATCACCGACGTCGGTTCGCCCACCGGGCACATGGCCACCATCGCCCGCGAGTTCCGCGTGCCGACGCTGGTCAACGCCGGCGTGGCCACCGCACTGCTGCGCGAGGGCGAGGAGATCACCCTCGACACGACCCGCAACGCGGTCTTCCGGGGGCGCATCGGCGCCGTGGGCCGCTTCGAACTGACCGAGGACGACGCCTTCGAGGATTCCTACGAGTACCGGCTGCTGCGGCGCCTGCTCAAGCACATCGCGCCCCTCAACCTCGTGGACCCGCACGGGGAGAATTTCGTGCCTTCGGCCTGCCGGACCTTCCATGACATCACCCGCTACATCCACGAGAGCGCGGTGGAGGCACTGATTCACCTGAGCGAGCGGCGCGGCGCGGCCGACCTGTCCTCGCCGCGGCGCCTGTTGACGTCGGCCCCGCTGGGCCTGCTGCTTGTGGACGGCGGCGACGGGGTCGAGTGCCCGCCCGAATCCGAGACCGTCCGGCCGGATCAGGTCGTCTCGGTTCCCCTGCGGGAGTTTTTGGCCGGCATGGACGTCTGCGGCATGTGGTGCACGGAGCCCGTGTCCGTGGACCTGGGCAGCTTCATGGCCAGCGTGACCCGCACCTTCAGCGCCTCCCTGGCCGGTCCCGAAGCCGTGGGCCGCAACCTCGTGGTCGTGCTCCGCAACTACATGAATCTCAACATGCGGCTCGGGTATCATTTCAACATCATCGACGCGTACTGCAGCGACGAGCTCAACGACAACTACATCTATTTCCGCTTCCTGGGCGGCGTGACGGACTTCATCCGCCGCTCCAGGCGCGCCAGGTTCGTGGCCGAGGTGCTCGAACGCTATGATTTCCGGGTTGAAATCCATGGCGACCTCGTCGTAGGCAGGGTCAAGAAGCTGGACGCGGCCCGCATGGCCCACCGTCTGCGCATGCTCGGCGGCCTTGTCGGCTATGCGCGCCAGCTCGACGCCCGGCTGCACAGCGAGCGGGACGTGGCCCGGCATGTCCGGGCCTTCCTGGAGGCCATGCGCGATTCCATCGGAGGTGAACATGAGGAGTGA
- a CDS encoding response regulator, translating to MRSETEQDGARLRILVLDDEPIVCKRLKPAFQKAGYDVETFTDSAGALARLREASFDIVITDLKMEGADGMQVLSGALESSPRTRVIVITGFATLETAKESFRKGAFDFVAKPFKLGDIVDCVKRIEGELRDGKDRSASPIRIA from the coding sequence ATGAGGAGTGAAACGGAACAGGACGGCGCGCGGCTGCGCATTCTGGTGCTCGACGACGAGCCCATCGTCTGCAAGCGGCTCAAGCCGGCCTTCCAGAAGGCCGGATACGACGTCGAAACCTTCACGGACAGCGCCGGCGCCCTGGCCCGGCTGCGCGAGGCGAGCTTCGACATCGTCATCACCGACCTGAAGATGGAGGGGGCCGACGGCATGCAGGTGCTGTCCGGCGCGCTGGAATCGTCGCCGCGGACCAGGGTCATCGTTATCACCGGCTTCGCCACCCTGGAGACGGCCAAGGAGTCGTTCCGCAAGGGCGCCTTCGATTTCGTGGCCAAGCCCTTCAAGCTCGGCGACATCGTGGACTGCGTCAAACGCATCGAGGGTGAGCTGCGCGACGGCAAGGACCGGTCCGCATCCCCGATCCGCATCGCATGA
- a CDS encoding PEP-utilizing enzyme, producing MSVWRLQALFHNFKAILELNNTALAGMAEMEQALGGEYIFDRPFLESSVRRVSSLVHHAVYCLNALTGNAYVPLYDRYQDILAVLDAILAGGNSGRAGAPVLALEDIGWELEPLVGIEAVCLAELGRHAGVRAARGAVLTTVGVDALLGRVGTPVETSAARETAESSLAAALQAMGEERSVLLVAGVRAGGDFVEDVGDLPGDLFAFEADHGPEGSLPAALELVRRIEREARACPGPLAVLVLSVPTADVSGAVRTRAQDEPEMLHVEARQTGAGNDAFFLRRVHPFDMVRSEITPRQGGRRFADGRRATDAVSRSMGRGSALIPLSALKSLAETAMTLERMLGVPVEAQWREAAGEACVICRVSPRPVRLEAPSDGELAEEMARATVLARGGQLVQSGVAAGLAVHVREDTAPADFPLGAVAVARTASPRLTPVLRMASAVVTEYGTAAGHLATVARELRLPAVFGLADATRLIPDGRSVTVDAGEGVVYDGVLDSLLRHGAAGDLSPTDPEYRTLRRLLRFIMPLHLVNPAAPGFSVQGCRTMHDILHFCHDRAVDELAHFQERRPGLGAIRSRRLHAGVPLDMRVLDVGGGVDPAAGDEVGVDDVRSVPFEIFLRGLNRPAAWDDGASALGLGDIMANMPRTMGMLEGGTEAQGASLAVAGADYLNLSLRMGYHFSVVDAYLGPEQSRNYVYFRFAGGLAAGKRRERRARFIALVLERMDFLVTREADLVVGRLKLAEDYSLRVALETLGALTAYCRQMDTVMGDEGDVGRILDDFSARFMPPPVSDEPVETAEATT from the coding sequence ATGAGCGTCTGGCGTCTGCAGGCGCTGTTCCACAATTTCAAGGCCATTCTCGAACTGAACAACACGGCCCTGGCCGGCATGGCCGAAATGGAGCAGGCCCTGGGCGGCGAGTACATCTTCGACCGGCCCTTCCTGGAAAGCTCCGTGCGCCGCGTCTCGTCCCTGGTGCACCACGCCGTCTACTGCCTGAACGCCTTGACGGGCAACGCCTACGTCCCCCTCTACGACCGCTATCAGGACATCCTGGCCGTCCTGGACGCCATCCTGGCCGGAGGGAACTCCGGCCGCGCCGGCGCGCCGGTCCTCGCCCTGGAGGACATCGGGTGGGAGCTGGAGCCCCTGGTCGGCATCGAGGCCGTCTGCCTGGCCGAGCTTGGGCGCCACGCGGGCGTGCGCGCGGCGCGCGGCGCGGTGCTTACGACGGTCGGTGTGGACGCGCTGCTGGGGCGGGTCGGGACGCCGGTCGAGACTTCGGCGGCGCGGGAGACGGCCGAATCGTCCCTGGCGGCGGCGTTGCAGGCCATGGGCGAGGAGCGAAGCGTGCTCCTTGTCGCCGGAGTGCGCGCCGGAGGGGATTTCGTCGAGGACGTCGGGGATCTGCCCGGGGACCTTTTCGCGTTCGAGGCGGACCACGGCCCGGAAGGGAGTCTGCCCGCCGCGCTGGAACTCGTTCGGCGCATCGAACGGGAGGCGCGGGCCTGCCCGGGGCCGCTGGCGGTGCTCGTGCTGTCCGTGCCGACGGCGGACGTGAGCGGGGCGGTTCGCACCCGCGCCCAGGACGAGCCGGAGATGTTGCATGTGGAGGCCCGTCAGACCGGAGCGGGCAACGATGCGTTTTTCCTGCGGCGTGTCCACCCCTTCGACATGGTCCGGTCGGAGATCACGCCGCGCCAGGGCGGCAGGCGTTTCGCCGACGGCCGCCGGGCCACGGACGCCGTGAGCCGCTCCATGGGCCGCGGCTCGGCCCTGATCCCGCTTTCGGCCCTCAAATCCCTGGCCGAGACGGCCATGACCCTGGAACGCATGTTGGGCGTGCCGGTCGAGGCGCAGTGGCGCGAGGCCGCCGGGGAGGCGTGCGTCATCTGCCGCGTCAGCCCCCGGCCCGTGCGCCTGGAGGCGCCTTCGGACGGCGAACTGGCCGAGGAGATGGCCCGCGCCACGGTGCTGGCCAGGGGCGGCCAGCTCGTGCAGTCGGGCGTGGCCGCCGGCCTGGCCGTGCATGTGCGCGAGGACACTGCGCCCGCGGACTTTCCGCTCGGCGCCGTGGCCGTGGCCAGGACGGCCTCGCCCCGCCTGACGCCCGTGCTGCGCATGGCCTCGGCCGTGGTCACGGAGTACGGCACCGCCGCCGGCCACCTGGCCACCGTGGCCCGCGAGCTGCGCCTGCCGGCCGTCTTCGGGCTGGCCGACGCCACACGCCTCATCCCCGACGGCCGCAGCGTGACCGTCGATGCGGGCGAAGGCGTGGTCTACGACGGTGTCCTGGACTCCCTGCTGCGGCACGGCGCGGCCGGCGACCTGAGCCCGACGGATCCGGAATACCGGACCCTGCGCCGCCTGCTGCGCTTCATCATGCCCCTGCACCTGGTCAACCCCGCAGCGCCCGGCTTTTCGGTCCAGGGCTGCCGCACCATGCACGACATCCTTCATTTCTGCCACGACCGCGCCGTGGACGAACTGGCTCATTTCCAGGAGCGGCGGCCCGGCCTCGGAGCCATCCGTTCGCGTCGTCTCCATGCGGGGGTGCCTCTGGACATGCGGGTTCTCGACGTCGGCGGGGGTGTGGACCCCGCGGCCGGGGATGAGGTCGGCGTGGACGACGTGCGTTCGGTTCCCTTCGAGATCTTCCTGCGTGGCCTGAACCGGCCGGCGGCCTGGGATGACGGCGCCTCGGCTCTGGGCCTTGGCGACATCATGGCCAACATGCCCAGGACCATGGGTATGCTCGAAGGCGGGACCGAGGCCCAGGGCGCCTCTCTGGCCGTCGCCGGGGCGGACTACCTCAATCTGAGCCTGCGCATGGGCTACCATTTCAGCGTGGTCGACGCCTATCTGGGCCCGGAGCAAAGCCGCAACTACGTCTATTTCCGCTTCGCCGGCGGGCTGGCCGCGGGAAAGCGCCGCGAGCGCCGGGCCCGTTTCATCGCCCTGGTCCTCGAACGCATGGACTTCCTGGTCACGCGCGAGGCCGACCTCGTGGTCGGGCGCCTCAAGCTGGCCGAGGACTACAGCCTGCGTGTGGCCCTTGAGACCCTCGGTGCCCTGACCGCCTACTGCCGGCAGATGGACACGGTCATGGGCGACGAGGGGGACGTCGGGCGCATCCTCGACGATTTTTCCGCGCGGTTCATGCCTCCCCCTGTTTCGGACGAGCCTGTCGAGACGGCCGAGGCGACGACGTGA
- a CDS encoding PEP/pyruvate-binding domain-containing protein, which yields MNPWRLIVDRWRARRAEREELALNEVKARYHAFRVFLENNGRALELVIDLDRVLARGEDEELSPLAEELLAVTLELVDGLNLLSADAHEELYALHGRMSGDVRESLAALASLPRHAAPCLPLDAVDPSAHRLAGSKAANLATLRRMGLPVPDGFVCTVRACRRFLQQGGIEAGVRRAMGDVEAGRAGFAEAAAAIREMILSAPLPPDLAGALSACHRAMGAAVANGAAVSVRSSGVAEDTAAHSFAGQYTSVLNVVGDEALFDAFREVVASGFGARAMAYRQRIGMDPAAFDLAVLVQGMVRARAAGVLMTRDPGRPGSGRMLVSAVPGLGTLAVGGAAPADLYRPRRSDAPEGEGEGEVFVAGKTVREVADGAGGVRQEEVPEAEREVALLSPEQVGRLARFGEMVENLYGMPQDIEWALDKDGNIHLLQARPLRVAGGGAAPAGPLAEPLVTGMCAGAGKAVGRVLTVRGAAELEEVVAAMPEAEDGTRVLVLPQSMVEASPHLARFAGLVVDEGNPTDHLSCIARELGLPMITGAAGATRTLRAQQWVVLDADNGQVTEASPELWSAFPAQGGRTRGAAQDGSARCTLDPSRETLRSRVAPLNLTDAYGPTFSLAQCRSLHDLIRYTHEMAVLAMFHAGDMVMEEAGGLLHPLDIGVPFHFLVVDVGGGLRRDAPAPGVRWGGLRRRVLGPGDILSRPLAALCEGLTTPGLSWHPGAVGSALSGLFSRNMLDAASARPVGSFNYALAARDYLNLNSRVEYHFAMLDAVCGGSAQANYVRFRFKGGGTSAERTSRRALFLREVLEESGFVTSVKGDLVTASLTGASREAVRARLVMLGRLIGFSRCLDAVMRDDGTAHRLARGFLDGVYDSAKILDGDEGGGQA from the coding sequence GTGAACCCGTGGCGCCTGATCGTCGACCGCTGGCGCGCCCGCCGGGCCGAGCGGGAGGAGCTGGCCCTGAACGAGGTCAAGGCGCGCTATCACGCGTTCCGCGTGTTTCTGGAGAACAACGGCCGGGCCCTGGAACTGGTCATCGACCTGGACCGCGTCCTGGCCCGCGGCGAAGACGAGGAATTGTCCCCCCTGGCCGAGGAGCTCCTGGCCGTGACCCTCGAACTGGTCGACGGCCTCAATCTCCTGTCCGCCGACGCCCATGAGGAACTCTACGCCCTGCACGGCCGCATGTCCGGCGACGTGCGCGAGAGCCTGGCGGCCCTGGCGAGCCTGCCGCGCCACGCGGCGCCCTGCCTCCCCCTGGATGCGGTCGACCCGTCCGCGCACCGTCTGGCCGGGAGCAAGGCCGCCAACTTGGCCACCCTGCGGCGCATGGGCCTGCCGGTTCCCGACGGCTTCGTCTGCACGGTGCGGGCCTGCCGCAGGTTTCTGCAGCAGGGCGGGATCGAGGCCGGGGTCAGGAGGGCCATGGGCGACGTGGAGGCTGGACGGGCCGGTTTTGCGGAGGCGGCCGCGGCCATCCGGGAGATGATCCTGTCCGCGCCCCTGCCGCCCGATCTGGCCGGGGCCCTGTCGGCCTGTCATCGCGCGATGGGCGCGGCCGTTGCGAACGGTGCGGCCGTCTCGGTGCGCAGCAGCGGCGTGGCCGAGGACACGGCGGCCCATTCCTTTGCCGGTCAGTATACGTCGGTCCTCAACGTCGTCGGGGACGAGGCGCTTTTCGACGCCTTCCGCGAGGTCGTGGCCAGCGGCTTCGGAGCCCGGGCCATGGCCTACCGGCAGCGCATCGGCATGGATCCGGCGGCGTTTGACCTGGCCGTGCTCGTGCAGGGCATGGTCCGGGCCCGTGCGGCCGGGGTGCTCATGACCCGCGATCCGGGGCGCCCTGGCAGCGGACGCATGCTCGTAAGCGCCGTGCCCGGACTGGGGACCCTGGCCGTGGGCGGCGCGGCCCCCGCGGACCTGTACCGGCCCAGGCGTTCGGACGCCCCCGAGGGAGAAGGGGAGGGGGAGGTCTTCGTCGCCGGCAAGACCGTGCGCGAGGTGGCGGACGGGGCGGGCGGGGTGCGCCAGGAGGAGGTGCCCGAAGCCGAACGGGAGGTGGCGCTCCTTTCCCCGGAGCAGGTCGGTCGCCTCGCGCGCTTCGGCGAGATGGTCGAAAACCTGTACGGCATGCCCCAGGACATCGAGTGGGCCCTGGACAAGGACGGGAATATCCATCTGCTGCAGGCCCGGCCCCTGCGTGTCGCCGGCGGGGGCGCCGCTCCGGCCGGCCCCTTGGCCGAGCCACTGGTCACGGGCATGTGCGCTGGCGCCGGCAAGGCCGTGGGTCGGGTCCTGACGGTGCGCGGCGCGGCGGAACTCGAGGAGGTTGTCGCGGCCATGCCCGAGGCCGAAGACGGGACGCGCGTCCTGGTTCTGCCCCAAAGCATGGTCGAGGCCTCGCCGCACCTGGCCCGCTTCGCCGGCCTCGTCGTCGACGAAGGTAACCCTACGGACCACCTGTCATGCATCGCGCGTGAGCTCGGCCTGCCCATGATCACCGGCGCGGCCGGGGCGACTCGGACCTTGCGGGCGCAGCAGTGGGTGGTGCTGGACGCGGACAACGGCCAGGTGACCGAGGCCTCGCCCGAGTTGTGGTCCGCCTTCCCCGCGCAGGGCGGACGGACGCGTGGCGCGGCCCAGGACGGCTCCGCGCGGTGCACCCTGGACCCGTCGCGGGAGACGCTGCGCAGCCGGGTGGCGCCGCTGAACCTGACCGACGCCTACGGCCCGACCTTTTCCCTGGCCCAGTGCCGTTCCCTGCACGACCTCATCCGCTACACGCACGAGATGGCCGTGCTGGCCATGTTCCACGCCGGGGACATGGTCATGGAGGAGGCGGGCGGGCTGCTCCATCCTCTGGACATCGGCGTGCCCTTTCATTTCCTGGTGGTCGACGTGGGCGGCGGGCTGCGGCGCGACGCCCCTGCGCCCGGGGTCCGGTGGGGCGGCCTGCGGCGTCGGGTCCTCGGCCCCGGCGACATCCTCTCCAGGCCCCTGGCCGCCCTGTGCGAAGGCCTGACCACGCCCGGTCTGTCCTGGCATCCGGGGGCCGTGGGCTCGGCCCTGTCGGGGCTCTTCTCGCGCAACATGCTCGACGCGGCCTCGGCCCGCCCAGTGGGCTCCTTCAACTATGCCCTGGCCGCCCGGGACTACCTCAATCTCAACAGCCGCGTCGAATACCACTTCGCCATGCTCGACGCCGTGTGCGGGGGGAGCGCCCAGGCCAACTACGTGCGCTTCCGCTTCAAGGGCGGCGGCACGAGCGCCGAGCGCACGAGCCGCCGCGCGCTCTTCCTGCGCGAGGTGCTCGAAGAGAGCGGGTTCGTCACGTCCGTGAAGGGCGATCTGGTCACGGCCTCCCTGACCGGCGCCAGCCGGGAGGCCGTCAGGGCCAGGCTGGTCATGCTCGGCCGCCTGATCGGCTTCAGCCGGTGCCTGGACGCGGTCATGCGCGACGACGGCACGGCCCATCGTCTGGCACGCGGCTTCCTGGACGGGGTCTACGACTCGGCGAAGATTCTCGACGGGGACGAGGGGGGCGGTCAGGCGTGA
- a CDS encoding metallophosphoesterase family protein, with amino-acid sequence MSTARRIFAVGDIHGCNARLTMLLERLPLDLEQDALVFLGDYVNRGPDSRGVIETLLDLRSRCPRAVFLMGNHEEMLLEYAADGDIDRLRLLHEMGVEATLASYGAAMRDLQGLSFLPDSHREFLGSLRMSWASGPYLFVHADACPLAGDAGTARKGHTPAADQLLASRRLAGETPTGSDQLVVFGHTAFATPLVRPDRIGIDTGAVYGNMLTALELPAMRFHHA; translated from the coding sequence GTGAGCACGGCGCGGCGCATCTTCGCCGTCGGCGACATCCACGGCTGCAACGCCAGGCTGACCATGCTCCTGGAACGCCTGCCCCTGGACCTGGAACAGGACGCGCTGGTCTTTCTCGGGGATTACGTCAACAGAGGGCCTGACTCGCGCGGGGTCATCGAGACGCTCCTGGACCTGCGCTCCCGCTGCCCACGCGCCGTGTTCCTGATGGGCAACCACGAGGAGATGCTGCTGGAATACGCCGCCGACGGCGACATCGACAGGCTCAGGCTCCTGCACGAGATGGGCGTCGAGGCGACCCTGGCCAGCTACGGCGCGGCCATGCGCGACCTGCAGGGCCTGTCCTTCCTGCCCGACTCCCACCGGGAATTCCTGGGTTCCCTACGCATGTCCTGGGCCAGCGGGCCGTACCTCTTCGTGCACGCCGACGCCTGTCCCCTGGCCGGCGACGCGGGGACCGCCCGGAAGGGCCACACTCCCGCCGCGGACCAGCTCCTGGCCAGCCGGCGCCTGGCCGGAGAAACGCCGACGGGTTCAGACCAGCTGGTGGTCTTCGGCCACACGGCCTTCGCCACGCCGCTGGTCCGGCCCGACCGCATCGGCATCGACACCGGTGCGGTCTACGGGAACATGCTCACCGCCCTGGAACTGCCGGCCATGCGCTTTCATCACGCCTGA